The genomic window ACAAAAGATAAGGGTCGAGATTGCTGTTTTGAACCCATGCGAGGTTATCAGCAGGCGTAAATACGCGGCGCAAGCATTTAAGAACCGCAAAATAGTCGCTCTGCCCCTCGTTACTTGCCCATGAATTAAACCAGCCATCACTGACCTTCGGCGTTCCCCCAATGTGATGTCCAACTTCATGGCAGGCAACCAGTGCAAAGCCCTCCGTGGTGATAGCAGGGTGGCGAGCGAGACCGCCATACATGTTCACGACCCAGGTGCTGCCGTAGCGCATGGCTGAGGCGTTTACAGTCCCATCGCTCCACAAGCGGCGAATTTGAAGAGTGCCTCCTTTTGCGGCGGCGATAGGAGCATAGACAGCTTCAACAGCGTTAAGAACTGAATTGAAATCGGTCTCAGTCAGTCCGCCAGCGGCGGCGCCCACAGGAATATTCATCGTATTTTCTTCGACAAACCCAGCACAGAGTGTTTGAGGAAAGTCGAAACCAAGACCAATACCCACTCCTCCAAGCCAAGCGAATAGAAACAAAATCCGTTTTGTTATCATGTGCGAGTCCTTTCTAGAACTGGCTAATTCTTATTGTTTGTTCTAGCATAGGCAGCGCAAAGCTATACGGGAAGAGGATTTCAGGAAGCAGGTCCCAAATTGGAACTAATCTAGACAAGAGTCCCGAGAGGGGATGGTCGAGTTCCGAATAAAATTAATAGGGAACCAATCAGTGGGAGGAAGTTGGCGACGAGGAGGAGCGACGTTCACGGGCTTTCATTCCCGAGTGGTTTTTCCAGTTGTAGGCAGAGTCACTCAAATAACGTTGCTGCCAAGCATCCCATCGTTGTCTTGGAAGTCGCTGTAGGACACGACCTTGAGAATCAAAAATGTTATTTTCTTTGCCGAATAAGAAATTTAAAAGCTTGCCCATATTCCTCACTTCTTGCAGTAATATAGCCATTTGAGGCCCAAAAATCAAATGATCAAGTGATCATATAATCAAGTAACGGCGATGATGCGTCTTTTAAAATTAAGGCTAAAGCTAAAGTTAAAGGTGAAGCCACTGTTGGGTGGTCGGGAGGAGTAAAGTGGAGAAACTCTTTGGAAATGCTGACAATGGGATCAGGCATTATGTGCAGAATTTATTGAAGGCAGAAGATGCCGTCCTGGCAGCAGCGCGAAAAGAGTGTCTGTTATCAGGGATGCCTGATATCCAGGTCAGCGAATTTGATGGACGTCATTTGGAGGTTTTGGTCCGAATGGCAAATGCAAAAAAAGCTGTCGAGATCGGAACTTTGGGGGGATATTCGGGGATTTTTTTGATTCGTGGGATGGGTCCAAATGGTCATTTGTATACCTTTGAACTCAGCCCCGCTCATGCTCAAGTCGCTCATCGTAATTTCAAGGCCGCGGGTCTTGAAGGTCAAGTTACGCAATACGTAGGGCCGGCTCTTGAAAATCTGAAAAGCATTGAAAGCGAAGGGCCTTTTGATTTGGTTTTTATTGATGCTGACAAGGCAAGCTATCCTCAATATCTGGATTGGGCAGAAAAAAATCTTCGTACGGGGGGAGCTGTGATTGGAGACAACAGTTTTGCCTTTGGGCGAATTGGGGCTTGCCTTCCAGGTCAGGAGGAATCGTCTTCAGTCCTTGCGATGCGTGAGTTTAATGCAAGGCTTGCGAGTTCCGTTCAATTTTGCACAACGATTTTTCCGACGGGTGAAGGGCTCACCGTCGGAGTGAAAATCTCGTAGAAATCAGATGGATAGGAAAATAGAGCTATAGATTCTGTCCCCACCGTTTTCCTGTGATGTAGCGGGTGAAGTATCCTTCGATTTTTTCCTCGGTGGCCGTCGAAGCAATGTAGACTTTTCCGTTGTGCTCAACCACTTGACCTCCTGCCATCGCTACGGGAACTGCTCCGATTTCCAAAGAAGGGATCTCGATCTTTAAGCCGTATTGGCTAAATCGTTTCAAGACATTTTCAACTCTCTGTTTTACCAGATAAAATTGCGCAATTGTCGGTCTATTATGAGTAAAAAAGACCAGCCTGCCGGAGATTTCAAAAACTTCAAAATAATCAAGCAAACCTGATTCAATTTGATCGTCAGTCGCTTTTATTGAAATGTAAAGCCTTCCGTTATGGCTGACAACCTGTCCTCCATCCATTTTTAGAGGTGCAAGGCCAATCTCTGCGGTTTCCACTTTCGGCTCAAAGTGATGGTTTAGAATCTCGCTGAGGATTGTGCTGACTCGTCCTTTGGCAAGAGCAAACTCAGCGATCGTTGGATTGTTATGAGCAAAAAAAAGCAATTTGAGTTGGCGTTTATGGGCATATAAAAATTGACTGGAAAAATAGGTTTGATACTCGTTGGAGTCAGGGGCTTCTCGAGCATTCCCTGAAAATGAAAGAAAAAGACCATTGACTGACAAAGCCAACAACAAAAGGCGATATTTTATTTTGACCACAATGTCCCCCGTTAATTCCTTATGGACAGTCAATAAAATATGAGCAAATCCGTCAACTGGTTTGAAATGATTTTTTCAAGATGCGAGATTTCTCGGATGATCTCGGCTCGGAGCTCGGCTCAGCGAAAAAGAAAGTGAATTGTGATTCTCTGGCCGTTGGGTCCGTTGATTGAAACACGGATGGCCTCGTCGTTGATCTCTTCTGCGAGGACATCTGCTTTCCACGAGGCAATACTGATCAGCTTTTGAATCCATGAATCAATGGATTCTTTGGAGCCAAATTCGCTTTCAGAATAAATCGCACCCAGATGAAAATAGAAGTTCAAATCCGTTCCACTTTTCATTGTGGCCTCTAATGCATGAAGTGTAGCGGTAAACAAACAGAGTCCGCAGAACCCTCCCATAAAGTGGACCTTTGAGGCTTTAAAATCTAAGGAAAACTCTCCTCCCTCCGAGTAATAAAGCGCCGTTGCTTCATCGAAAAGATCTTTGCTTTTCAGGAAAAAGCGATCAGAGGTTATAACCCATCGAGGCATGTTATGAAATTGAGGATCCTCCCGCAGTCTTCGGGCCGACTCATCTTGCAAATGACCCATTTGGTGGACGATCAGGATCACTGCGTCGGCGCTTGCCAGGTTGGTCCAAGAATTCATGTTTGATGGCTTGTGGCCACCTTGAAGGATTCTTTGCTTCTTGAGTATCGTCATTTCCTTAAGTGGCCTTCGGTGTATAGAAAAGAGTCTTCGGAAGTAACCTCTTTCGGGTGGAATGCCTAAGTGGGCTCCCAATAGTCTGCCACAGGTCGATTGAATCGGACCGTGTGGGGGGTCCACCATAAAGAAATGCTGTCCAGCTAGAGCCTGCGGTGCAGTGAGAGAAACCAGAAGGAGAGTCTCAAGGAGAGGGGCGAGTAGACTTTTGACCACCCCTTGAGAAATCATGATTTCATGCTTATTCAAAAATGGTTCCTCGCTTTGGAAACATTTCGCCGACGGCCTCGTTCGAGAAATTTTTGAACGAATTCATCGGGAACACCCACCTCCAGAAGAGCTCGGGCCGCCCCCTCATACATCGGAGCAAGATCAGAATTAGAACCCGGTAAGAGACGATAATTATCTACGTGCATATTTGCAAATGGACTTTCAGATTCATCTCCTAGTTTTGTCGTCTCAGGATTGTGAGTAGAGGTGATGCTTAACACCCCCGTCTTATTCAGAGCTTCACTGAGAAAGACACTTTCAAAATCTGCTCTGATTTGTGCAATAGTTCCTGGTGCAATTTCATCCATTAGGACCAGCTGATAGGGGTCTTGAGAGGCTCTTGGATAAACTCCTCGCCAGAGTTCTCGCACTTCTGCCATAAAAAGGCTATCACCCACAGAAGGATTGTCTTCTGGGTGCAGATAGACGATGAGCCCCATAGGAGTCAACTGCATAGACTTCGCTGGAACCGGCAGGCCCATTTGAGCAAGAGTTAGGAGTTGTCCCACCATTCTCAGAGCCGTTGATTTGCCCTGGGCATTTGGTCCTGTCACAATAAGATGCCTCTTGCCATTTAATCCGATTTGAACGGAGTTTGGAATGGACTTGGCCTCTCCGTCTATCTCATCCTGAAGAGTTCGTAGCGAGTGTCCCTCTTCAATCGAAAGGACAGGTCCACTTGAAACTTTGGGATCGATAAATTGAGGAAACATCGTCCACTTCTTTTCAATAGCATGTTGTGCAAGCTCATAATACATAATGAGCTCACTAAAAGCGTCTATCAAAAGGGAAAGTCGTTGTCCAAGGCGCAAGGACGAGTCTCCATCCCCTGCAAGGGTCTTTCTGCTACCTCCGCGCCTCATCGATTCCCAGCCACTGGCTCGTTCAACGAGGTTTTCATGAGTCAAAAGATCTTCTGAAGTTATGATTTGTTGAATCCATTCACCAGTCGCTCCCCCTTTTTTATCACCAGAAACGGATTCTAGAATCCAAAGAATTTGCCTCAGCCTCGGAGATTTTACTTTTTCCTCTTTCAGAATATCCAAAATTTCCAAAACATCCTTAAAAAACTGAATGCGTCTTTGTAAGTTATTTTGAGCGGCACCTACCATTCCGCTCAATTTCAGAGGCGCTTCTGGATTTCTCCGAAGAACTTCATGAATCTCTTCTTCTCCAGGCGGCCGAAAGAGAATCGCAGCCGATTTTGGTTCAGGGTGGTGATACTCGTCATCATCGAAGGCGCTTTTTAGCCAATCCTTAGTTTCAGGCTTTTCTATCATTTTCTTTAATTTGGCTAAAAGAGAACCAGCCGTCATTAATTCCTTCAGAGCGCCCTGACGCAGCTTCAGCTCTGTTACATCAGTGAACGGAGCCTGAATTAAAGTATTGATACGGAATTTGGTGCGCAATTTAGATGGAAAATCAAGCGCTCCCATATCCATCGCTGTATAGGTTTTGCTTCCAATATCTCCTTTTGGAAAAAACCATGTTCTTGTAGCCCCTCTTGTCTCAGGACTTTGCTCATCTGTCTTGCTGGGTCGGATTTCTGGACCATCATATCTCGAGTACGCATCGAAATAGGCTTCCTTCTTCGGAGGTCTTCTGCTGTCTTTCCTCAAATAGGAAATAATCTGACGTCTCTGACTTCCTGAAAGGAGCGACTCTGCGCAAGTTGGAGCAGCCTCAGCGCCTTGTGGGCGAGTGACGAATCCGATGATAAATACCAAAATGAGTGAAAAAATAGTTTGATTTAACATAATTGTCGAACACAATGCGCAAAGTGTGCCATGAGATAAGGGAGGAGTCCGGTGAGACTCTGGTCGACTTTGAGGGACATAATTGCCGCATTTCAGGCCAAAGAGAAGGCCGGTAAGCAAGGAGTGACCCTCTTTGGATCCAATAGCGACAAATTAGAGCCCTAGTGAATCTGGCATACTTCTCGCAGTTCGAAGGTCCATGGGGCAGTTTTCATTCTACCTTTTCGCGCTTTTGATTGCGGTCACCGTAGCGTCACCGCAGGTATTCGCTCATGTTAAGTGCATCAAGATGTGTAAAAGTACTGAGCTTGGAACACCAAAGGTGATTGATGAAGCCACGATTGAAAGAGAAGTCGAAATTATTTGGTACCCAAATTCACAATACTTTCCAGTCACTCACACAGAACTTGTGGTCGATGGAACACTTTGGAGTGGTTTTTTTGGTTATCAAATGGAAGGAGAATCTGTTGATCGAGAACGTGCTGCCAAAATTGGCGGCAGAGGATTCCTCTCATTTCATTTAAAAGTGACTGATTCCGAGCTTCACCGAATTCAAAAATATCTAAAGGAAAATAGTGGTAAGTTCAAACTCCAATTCTGTGTCTCTGCTGTATGCAATGCTGTTACAAAGAATTCTGGAATTGTAATTCCATTTCCATTTTCCCAGGTCCCCACCTTGGCGGTAGCCTATCTTGGGTTAGTGCAGAAGCTCGGATATAAGAGGGTCACGAAAATTGAATGGGTAGGACAACGAAAACTAGGTAAGTTTTTGAGTATTCAACCGTTCTTTGAATCGTGGATGGCCTATGCATTCGGGAGGCTTACTGTTGGATTTTTGATTTCTGGATTCGACCATGCACACAGATTTATTGAGACCTTGATTCCGGTCCTTTCATCGATGGGTTTGGGTCAAAATCAAAATTTACTTTTACCCACAACGGAACAAACCATTTTTCTTCGAATATGCAATCATACTCAGAAAAAGTGCCAGAAGTCGCTCATTTTTCCCATGGAGCCTGCCTGATCAGGCGCTATTGTGCGCCTGAAGACCGCCTGACTGTTGTCGGTTGAGCAATTCTGTCCCCTGATTGAATCTGATTCCAAGACTCACGGAGCGATTTTAAGTCGTCGTTGTTTAGCTTGATTTGTCTTCCATCCGGAAAAACAGCGTAACTTTCAGGATCCAATCCAATCGATTTGTCTTTGGGATCCCGAACCAGTCCAAACTTAACCGATCGGCAGTTGAACCCTGAGGATTCTGAGACGTCGCCATTAACGAGGATTTGCCTACTGGGTGCTTTTTCTCTCTCGAACTTATCAACGGCGTCTCGCACCACTGAGGATTTACTGAGTCCGCATAAACGGTTAGCGTCAGGAGAACTGTCGTTGATTTTTACTAGACTGGTGACAGGTGGATTTTCACCTTTCCCTTGTGCTTTCGGACCAGTCGCCGCTGGATATGTCTGACTTGGGAGTGCGGCAAACAAGCTATTTTTAAAAATCTCATCTGGAATTTCATTCAGAAGGTCTGCGACGGAAAGGGCTATGACTTTTCCATATGAAGTACGACGCATTTTCGGATCCATAATCCAAGAAGCTTCTATGCCTTCTGTTAGAGCCACGCGGATAGCCATTTCTGATAGATCAGGGGATAGGACTTTTAATCTCTCGAAGAAGATCCTCAGGCTCTCTATTGATGACCGCAGATTAGTTTGCGCCTGTATTTTATCAGCCTCCCACTCTTCGTCACGAAAAAATTGGTGATCTGACTCCCGCTTTAGAGTCGACACGTTCGCATGTATCTCCGCAAGAAATGATTTAATCGAATCTTTTACTTCTACTTCGAAACGCGGCATCATACTCCCTGGCATTCCAGCAAAAAGACCTTCTTCCTTAGTCAATTTTAATCCAGTTTTCCAGCTTAAAGGCACTCTTCTCCTGATCCCTTCTAGGTAGAAATCCCAAGCCTGAACATACATACTAGAGGTTCCCCGATTCGGATCAAAATATGGCCAAGCCTTAGTGAGATTATACATCAGTCTGGATTCCGCGACCTCCGCCTCGGTAACAAGCAATTTAGTAGCCTCTGCAGAGGGAATTACATATATTTGGCAAACCAGGGAGCCAAAAAACAATACCTGCCACGGTCCCATCCACCAACTGGGCACTTGAAAAACGGAGCTAAAATAACCTTTTCGAATTCCTACTTTTTTTCCTGATCTTGATGGCATAGTATTTTCACCCTTTTCTTCTGAGGAAATTCTCTTACGCCCCCTAAAGTTGCAAAATACGTTCCCGGCAATGGCTCGATTGTCGAGTCAAGAGACATGAATTTAATGACGGATGTTCAATACTTATGCACGCATCTCCTTTGTTTAATATTCCCACCTTTGTTACTACTAAGCGATTCTGTCCGGGTCCAATTACCAAGGGAAAATGACCTCTTTTTGTTTCATTGTGCGACACTCCCTGATCTGATTTTAGCCACTTATGTCAGGGCGGTTGTTAGCGGAGGGATAGGTCATGGGGTCACAGGATTTACTCGTTTCAAAAGTGATAGTCATAGGTGAAGCAAACAATGTGACTCGATTTGAAGCAGAAACTCTTTTGTAGGTCTCGGGTCGAACATTAAGGCGTTACTTAACAAATTAACGGGAAGAGCGCCTTGATTCGACATGGGAATAAGGGGCGTGCGCCAAAGAACAAATTGGCATCGGAATCAAAAATGTCGAGTGGAATATGTCATGATGGAAAAGTATTTCGATTTCAACATGGTTCATGTCCTCGAAAAGTTGCATGTGGAAGGTATCAATCTCAAACGCGAAACTTTTCGGAGCTGGTGTCATGAAATAGGATTGGTCAAAAGAGTAAAGAAGCGTCGGGTGAAGCCACGCTATGAACGCACCAGGATGTCTCAGTCGGTCCTTTTAATCCAAATGGAACGGCAGCCACCATAGATGGTTTGATAATCGGGAAACATGTCTTATTGCGGCCATCGACGACGCAATCAGTGCAAATGATGTAGCAAACCAATGAATACCTCAAAACCGTCTATCTCCCTCATCAGCATAGCCCACGATACTCTCTGAGACTGCACAATTTGAAGGCTGCCTGCCAAGCACTTCCGGGGCACTGTAAGCTTGAAGAGATCTTCTGCATCAAAGATACAGAGTTGTTAATCGGGATCACGTCATTGGTCTCGGTGGAGAAAAATATCTGATCGCTGACCAACTGAAATTTTCAATCTACAACCAAAGAATCGAAATCCGCTCTCAAAAACCTGCGCAATGGCAGTGATATTTTGCAGGTCGACCGATCCGGGTTAAATTGATCGAAAAGTTCAAAAAAATGATCGCATGACTATCCCTCAGATAGCACCCTCCGGATCTTGTTGCCTCACCATCAGCCAGGGATTCAGCAACTATTAGATTGAGTGCCGGATTCTAAGAAATGGTGTAAATCGAAAAATTTGAATTTGCTCCGGCACAGGCTTGTGAGGAAAATCTTCAGTTTGCAGCAAGCTGGGTACTTCTCCGAGATATAATTTATCATAAAAATAAGTTTGATTTTGAGAAAAAAATAGGGTGAGTAGTCAAGACCACATTGTTTCATACATCAAATGTCTGCGGGATCTGATCCCAGGAGGCTCTTCTATGAACTCTTCTCTCTATTCCATTCTCCTTTGTGGGATTTTTATAAGCTTTGTCGCTTCCTTGGCCAGTATTCAAAGCCATGCCGAGGAAGCTTCTTCCGCAGTAGAAGTGGATCAAAGCTGCGGCCCTTCCTATATCACCCAAGTGGCAACTACAGGAGATGGACACTTTGTGGCTTTAACAGAGCGACTTTGCTCTCCGATTTCATCGGAGAGCTCTTTATCTCCAAAAAACCGAATTGAGAGCGTGCAATTGGTAGTTTTTGATTCTGACGGAAAGCGCGAGAAAAACTGGGATGTGACAAGTCTTTTTGTTGGGTCTGGAAGGTCCCCCAAGGATCAACTGGAACCCCTCAGCCCTCAGATTAAAATTTTCAGTGGCGCGGGCGCGGATCAATTTTTTATTGTGTCTAATGGCGGGACTCGGATCTATACAGCTAACACCCAAGGAGTTTTGCAGTCATTCTATTTGGATAATCCGCCAAACAATGAATTCTTCACTTTGTTCAGCAATAACATGATGTGCTATTCAGCTCATTATCAAATTGAAGAACTCAAATCTTTCCGATCCCCCGATAGCCAAGTTTGGCTGGTTGGTAAAGGATTTGCTGTGGGTAACGACTGTCTGAATACTAAAACAAACAAAAGAATGAAGGAATGGCGCGAGGCCGTTATCTTGAGTAATTCATTGATGTCGTCATCTGAGAAGAAGGGCGATGACGTCAAGGTAGCGCTCTCGGAGGCTCCATCGTCATTTTCACAGGTCTTTGTGCTCTATCCTAATTATGATGATGAGAGTGCTCGGGTATTTGGTGGGTTGGGAATAGATTGGCCCACCTCAGTCGGTCCAACCAATCCCAGGCCCAGCTTTCAGACCTTGGTTGACAATGGTTTCTCAGGAATCTTGGTTGTGCCAGCAGATAGTAGCAGTTATTCGAATAGGCTTGAAATGGTAAATCGCAAATGCGGCGAAGGCGGATCTACTCGTGAAAGCTGGTCCTGGTGCGGACAAGAAAAGAATTATCAGGCAGGTCCGAATTCCCTCCGACAGTTTTTTCCCTTGAGTATAACTGTAAAAGAAAGTGTTAGTTATAAATTGATAAAGAGCAGTGACACTATTGGGTATCTTTTCGGGCCTTATTTTTATCCTCCAA from Bdellovibrionales bacterium includes these protein-coding regions:
- a CDS encoding O-methyltransferase gives rise to the protein MPDIQVSEFDGRHLEVLVRMANAKKAVEIGTLGGYSGIFLIRGMGPNGHLYTFELSPAHAQVAHRNFKAAGLEGQVTQYVGPALENLKSIESEGPFDLVFIDADKASYPQYLDWAEKNLRTGGAVIGDNSFAFGRIGACLPGQEESSSVLAMREFNARLASSVQFCTTIFPTGEGLTVGVKIS